The following coding sequences lie in one Capnocytophaga stomatis genomic window:
- a CDS encoding substrate-binding domain-containing protein: MMRFIYPFLFLILLACQNEKAPQYIVGVSQCSDDLWREAMNEEIKREIAFYPQTQVIIKSTKDNTQQQLQDIEEFINQKVDLLIIAPNEAEALTSVVQKAHLQGIPIILVDRKVKTDNYTAYIGADNYQIGKEAGLYAASVLGGKGNVVEIRGWKGSTPDTERHQGFVDALRNTPEIKIIAEVYGNFLKDDAKNQMISIYHEHETIDLIFALNDRMASGAYEASLLFSGRKPFIIGVDALQNEGVQNIIQGKQNASFLYPTGGDKVVELAMKILQKQPFTKENTLHTTVVDKSNVRILQLQTEQITEKQAKIDAINQSLNESLVKYTNQRTLFYISVIAIVLVMIFLLITIRAYRTENRARQMLALKNEKIQRQTDILQKQKEQLELITKQLEDTTQAKLVFFTNISHEFKTPLTLILAPVDSLLKNEQLTEKQREMLLLIQKNSHRLLFLISELIEFRSYERGKIKMCFVRADLKIFLEEINIFFENWIKQKNIDFVFRAEATSFEIIFDKEKMEKIYFNLVSNALKFVNYNGKIVISLSKENEGVCLSISNTGSYIPEDKLTDVFEHFYKIDPSSEGSGIGLALTQSLVWAHKGTISVESDRNEGTTFSVHLPSQHSEISEDIYETSFLQTQMRLLAQPSSNNEEKMYLSSESTLPDKPLVLIVEDNEDMRKFICHILCSEFNLIEATNGEEGFKKAKKYTPDLVISDVMMPQKDGFELCQLLKTNLSTNHIPVILLTAYSLDEQKQIGFESGADAYISKPFNTNLLLVRVRKLIENRKKIQEIFSSKLLDVSSKESLGKVEELFINEFKTYVQRQIANPDLNIDEMAEALGLSRSQLYRKIKSLTNYSPNELIRIIRVQQGKQLLMQNTKTISEIAYEIGFSSPSYFAKCFKDLYNESPTEFVEKLK, translated from the coding sequence ATGATGAGGTTTATATATCCATTTTTATTTTTGATTCTACTTGCCTGCCAAAATGAGAAAGCACCCCAATACATTGTTGGAGTTTCACAGTGCAGTGACGACTTGTGGCGCGAGGCGATGAATGAGGAAATTAAACGTGAAATAGCTTTCTATCCACAGACACAAGTCATTATAAAAAGCACAAAGGATAATACGCAACAACAATTACAAGATATTGAGGAATTTATAAATCAAAAAGTAGATTTACTTATTATTGCTCCAAATGAAGCAGAGGCTCTTACTTCTGTTGTTCAAAAGGCACATCTACAAGGCATCCCCATAATCTTAGTTGATAGAAAAGTTAAAACTGACAATTACACGGCTTACATCGGAGCGGATAATTACCAAATTGGGAAAGAAGCAGGGTTATATGCCGCATCGGTGCTCGGTGGCAAGGGAAATGTCGTTGAAATACGTGGTTGGAAAGGTTCTACTCCTGATACAGAACGCCACCAAGGCTTTGTAGATGCTCTTCGCAATACACCCGAAATAAAAATCATTGCGGAAGTATATGGAAATTTCTTGAAAGATGACGCTAAGAATCAAATGATTTCTATCTATCACGAACACGAAACCATCGACTTAATTTTCGCTCTAAACGATCGAATGGCTTCGGGTGCGTATGAGGCTTCATTGTTATTTAGTGGAAGAAAACCTTTCATCATTGGAGTAGATGCCTTACAGAACGAGGGTGTTCAAAACATTATCCAAGGAAAGCAAAACGCCTCGTTTTTATACCCAACGGGAGGAGATAAAGTGGTTGAATTAGCGATGAAAATTTTGCAAAAACAGCCTTTTACCAAAGAAAATACATTACACACCACTGTTGTAGACAAAAGTAATGTGCGTATCTTACAACTTCAAACAGAACAAATTACCGAAAAACAAGCTAAAATTGATGCTATTAATCAATCTCTGAACGAAAGTTTAGTAAAATACACCAATCAACGGACACTTTTCTATATTTCAGTCATTGCCATAGTCTTAGTAATGATATTTTTATTAATTACCATTCGGGCATACCGAACCGAAAACAGAGCTCGACAAATGTTAGCTCTTAAAAACGAAAAAATTCAAAGGCAGACCGATATTCTTCAAAAACAAAAAGAACAATTAGAGCTTATTACCAAGCAATTAGAAGATACAACACAAGCTAAATTGGTATTTTTTACCAATATTTCACACGAATTCAAAACACCTCTGACCTTAATTTTAGCACCCGTAGATTCACTTTTGAAAAACGAACAACTAACTGAAAAACAACGTGAAATGCTATTGCTTATCCAAAAAAATAGCCATCGCTTATTGTTTCTCATTTCTGAACTTATCGAATTTCGTAGTTACGAACGCGGAAAAATAAAAATGTGTTTTGTACGAGCCGACCTTAAAATATTCTTGGAAGAAATTAACATATTTTTTGAAAATTGGATAAAACAAAAAAATATTGATTTTGTTTTTCGTGCCGAAGCAACTTCCTTTGAAATTATTTTTGACAAAGAAAAAATGGAGAAAATTTATTTTAACTTGGTTTCCAATGCCTTAAAGTTTGTCAATTATAACGGAAAAATAGTTATTTCTCTTTCGAAAGAAAATGAAGGAGTGTGTTTATCTATTTCCAATACAGGCTCTTATATTCCGGAAGATAAATTGACAGACGTCTTTGAACATTTTTACAAAATAGACCCCAGTAGTGAAGGTTCAGGTATTGGTTTAGCTTTAACACAATCGTTGGTGTGGGCTCATAAAGGAACAATTAGTGTGGAAAGTGACCGCAATGAAGGAACTACTTTTTCGGTGCATTTACCTAGCCAACATAGCGAAATATCGGAGGATATCTACGAAACGAGTTTTTTACAAACACAAATGAGATTGTTAGCTCAACCCTCTTCAAATAACGAAGAAAAAATGTACCTCTCTTCCGAATCTACGCTGCCTGACAAACCTTTGGTCCTCATTGTGGAAGATAATGAAGATATGCGTAAATTTATCTGTCATATTCTTTGTAGCGAATTTAATTTGATTGAAGCAACTAATGGCGAAGAAGGATTTAAAAAAGCCAAAAAATATACGCCCGATTTAGTTATTAGCGATGTAATGATGCCTCAAAAAGATGGATTTGAACTTTGTCAACTATTGAAAACCAATCTTTCAACCAATCATATTCCTGTGATTTTGCTTACAGCCTATTCTTTAGATGAGCAGAAACAAATTGGATTTGAAAGCGGTGCTGATGCTTATATCTCCAAACCTTTCAATACGAATTTACTACTTGTTAGAGTGAGAAAACTCATTGAAAATCGTAAGAAAATACAAGAAATTTTCTCTAGTAAATTACTTGATGTTTCCTCAAAAGAGTCTCTTGGCAAAGTAGAAGAACTTTTTATTAACGAATTTAAAACATATGTTCAAAGACAAATTGCCAACCCCGATTTGAATATTGATGAAATGGCAGAAGCTCTTGGACTCTCTCGCTCACAACTCTATCGAAAAATAAAATCATTGACCAATTATTCACCTAATGAACTTATCCGAATCATTCGAGTACAACAAGGCAAACAACTACTAATGCAGAACACCAAAACCATTTCAGAGATTGCTTATGAAATAGGATTTTCATCACCTTCCTACTTCGCTAAATGTTTTAAAGATTTATACAATGAAAGCCCAACAGAATTTGTAGAGAAGTTGAAATAG
- a CDS encoding IS5 family transposase encodes MSKDIIKKWIISHLSIGKRGFKTKFDLSLIFLLIVKRLKTGCQWRELPVEVYFKDQKISYQTVYYYFNKWSKDGSFKRIWLNLLLENRRKLDLSSVQLDGSHTRCRMGGQSVGYQLRKKSKTTNSIFLCDNLGQILAMGSPKSGNHHDLNNIDFILKEILNLLEEAKIEHKGLFVNADAGFDSRDLKSFLQEKEIIPNIKQNPRNGQNENIYFDEELYKNRFKIERSFAWLDGFKGLIIRYETLNTTWMAMLYLGIILTFIRKV; translated from the coding sequence TTGAGCAAAGATATAATAAAAAAATGGATTATTTCCCATTTGAGTATTGGAAAAAGAGGATTTAAAACAAAATTTGATTTATCATTAATTTTTCTTCTGATAGTCAAACGATTAAAAACAGGTTGCCAGTGGAGGGAACTTCCGGTAGAAGTGTATTTTAAAGACCAAAAAATAAGCTATCAAACAGTCTATTATTATTTCAATAAATGGAGTAAAGATGGTAGTTTTAAGCGAATTTGGCTTAATTTGTTGCTTGAGAATCGGAGAAAATTAGATTTATCAAGCGTCCAACTTGATGGTAGTCATACTCGATGTCGAATGGGAGGACAATCTGTTGGTTATCAGTTAAGAAAAAAGTCAAAGACCACGAATTCTATCTTTCTGTGTGATAATTTGGGGCAAATTTTAGCAATGGGTAGTCCAAAATCCGGTAATCATCACGATTTGAATAATATAGACTTTATTTTAAAAGAGATTTTGAATCTTTTGGAGGAAGCGAAAATAGAGCATAAAGGCTTGTTTGTCAATGCAGATGCAGGTTTTGATAGCCGAGACTTAAAAAGTTTTTTACAGGAAAAAGAAATAATACCTAATATCAAACAAAATCCCAGAAATGGACAAAATGAAAATATTTATTTTGACGAAGAATTATATAAAAATCGGTTTAAAATAGAGAGAAGTTTTGCGTGGCTTGATGGTTTTAAAGGATTGATTATAAGATATGAAACCCTAAACACAACTTGGATGGCTATGTTGTATCTAGGGATTATACTAACATTTATTCGAAAAGTTTAA